A window of the Macaca nemestrina isolate mMacNem1 chromosome X, mMacNem.hap1, whole genome shotgun sequence genome harbors these coding sequences:
- the LOC105490344 gene encoding protein FAM47A — MGDQRPQDRPKSPGMDFKPWYCDKPPSKCIAKRKYRRLRFPPMDTQNWVFVTEGMDDFRYGCPSPEDTLICRRDEFLLPKICRRGPQTDPKSGQKKLLKKAALFSKLSPAQLARKTFVEEVEAQLTAKHPLAMYPSLGEDMPPDLLLQVLKLLDPERKLEDVWARCEAREKTTEVPTESGKYPCGELCSKPPETPVSHLRPEPPKTPVSSLHPETPESGVSHPRPEPPKTPVSSLHPEPPESGVSHPRPEPPKTPVSSLRPEPPETGVSHLGPEHPNTRRVSSLLRQLLKLDSERKLEDARARCEGREKTTNEHTEPRKYPCGEFCPRPFETPLSSLRSDPPETGGSRLRPEPPKTRVSSLPLKPSDTRVSHLHQEPPKTPESSLRPEPPETGVSHLYQEPLKTRRVSILCREPPETGVSHLCPEPPDTRVSHLRPEPLETGVSHLRLEPPKTRRGSSLHSDPSETGASHLRLAPPKTRRGSSLHSEPSETGGSHLRPEPPKTEVSHLQSVPPKAGASHLRPEPPDTSRVSNLLLYMLKVLDSGRTLKDVWARCEARVKKNEEPTEPDKFPCGEPCLQPPETQVSHLHPEPPKTRRASSLHPQPPKTRRASSLRSDPPKTRRRSSLRPEPPKTRRVSSLRPEPPKTRRVSSLRPELPKTRRVSSLRAEPPKAPVPHQFSESPKIRGSYIKELFHEDTPNTTECVSDSLQYRYTSEKLREFFKWAADLGADEESIRNLFDFTPKYRTTYYDQKLKKVKECSSELKYSMELDEKDEAKFFSQEKYWGRKFHTPSNSYTAQRVKMKYGAWYLKPKLWKKLRSDEPLIDPKLLLEKPDEPDVLDELYGPIAFKDFILSKGYEMPGILERLFARKGWTYDSVKTPIQRAIRFYKYKENADASEED, encoded by the coding sequence ATGGGGGACCAAAGGCCGCAGGACCGGCCGAAGTCCCCGGGCATGGACTTCAAGCCCTGGTACTGTGACAAACCGCCTTCCAAGTGCATCGCAAAGCGCAAGTACAGGCGCCTGAGGTTCCCGCCCATGGACACCCAGAACTGGGTATTCGTGACTGAGGGCATGGACGACTTCCGCTACGGCTGTCCGTCTCCTGAAGATACACTCATTTGTCGCCGTGACGAGTTTTTACTCCCCAAAATCTGTCGCAGAGGTCCCCAAACTGACCCCAAAAGCGGGCAGAAAAAGTTGCTCAAGAAAGCGGCCCTATTTTCTAAGCTCTCTCCAGCCCAGCTAGCACGGAAGACGTTCGTAGAGGAAGTGGAAGCCCAGCTGACGGCCAAGCATCCCTTGGCCATGTACCCCAGTCTGGGAGAAGATATGCCTCCAGATCTCCTACTACAGGTGCTGAAACTGCTGGATCCTGAGAGGAAGCTGGAGGATGTTTGGGCTCGTTGTGAGGCCCGGGAGAAAACAACAGAGGTACCCACAGAGTCTGGTAAATACCCCTGTGGGGAACTCTGCTCAAAGCCTCCCGAGACTCCGGTGTCCCATCTCCGCCCGGAGCCTCCCAAGACTCCGGTGTCCAGTCTCCACCCGGAGACTCCCGAGTCTGGAGTGTCCCATCCCCGCCCGGAGCCTCCCAAGACTCCGGTGTCCAGTCTCCACCCGGAGCCTCCCGAGTCTGGAGTGTCCCATCCCCGCCCGGAGCCTCCCAAGACTCCGGTGTCCAGTCTCCGCCCAGAGCCTCCCGAGACTGGAGTGTCCCATCTCGGCCCGGAACATCCCAACACTCGTCGGGTGTCCAGTCTCCTACGACAGCTACTGAAACTGGATTCTGAGAGGAAGCTGGAAGACGCACGGGCTCGTTGTGAGGGCCGGGAGAAGACAACCAACGAACACACAGAGCCTCGTAAATACCCTTGTGGGGAATTCTGCCCGCGGCCTTTCGAGACTCCGTTGTCCAGTCTCCGCTCAGACCCTCCCGAGACTGGAGGGTCCCGTCTCCGCCCAGAGCCTCCCAAGACTAGGGTGTCCAGTCTTCCCCTGAAGCCTTCCGACACTAGAGTGTCCCATCTCCACCAGGAGCCTCCCAAGACTCCGGAGTCCAGTCTCCGGCCAGAGCCTCCTGAGACTGGAGtgtcccatctctaccaagagcCTCTCAAGACTCGTCGGGTGTCCATTCTCTGCCGTGAGCCTCCAGAGACTGGAGTGTCCCACCTCTGCCCGGAGCCTCCCGACACTCGCGTATCTCATCTCCGCCCAGAGCCTCTGGAGACTGGAGTGTCCCATCTCCGCCTAGAGCCTCCCAAGACTCGTCGGGGGTCCAGTCTCCACTCGGACCCTTCTGAGACTGGAGCGTCTCATCTCCGCCTAGCGCCTCCCAAGACTCGTCGGGGGTCCAGTCTCCACTCGGAGCCTTCCGAGACTGGAGGGTCCCATCTCCGTCCGGAGCCTCCCAAGACTGAAGTGTCTCATCTCCAGTCAGTGCCTCCCAAGGCTGGAGCGTCCCATCTCCGCCCAGAACCTCCCGACACTAGTCGGGTGTCCAATCTCCTACTATACATGCTGAAAGTGCTGGATTCTGGGAGGACGCTGAAGGACGTATGGGCTCGTTGTGAGGCCCGGGTGAAGAAAAACGAGGAACCCACCGAGCCTGATAAATTCCCTTGTGGGGAACCCTGCTTGCAGCCTCCGGAGACTCAGGTGTCCCATCTCCACCCGGAACCTCCCAAGACACGTCGGGCGTCCAGTCTCCACCCGCAGCCTCCCAAGACTCGTCGGGCGTCCAGTCTCCGCTCGGATCCTCCCAAGACTCGTCGGAGGTCCAGTCTCCGTCCAGAGCCTCCCAAGACTCGTAGGGTGTCCAGTCTCCGCCCGGAGCCTCCCAAGACTCGTCGGGTGTCCAGTCTCCGCCCGGAGCTTCCCAAGACTCGTCGGGTGTCCAGTCTCCGCGCAGAGCCTCCCAAAGCTCCAGTGCCCCATCAGTTCTCAGAGTCTCCCAAGATTCGAGGGTCCTACATAAAAGAACTGTTTCACGAAGATACACCAAACACAACAGAGTGCGTTTCTGACTCTCTTCAATATAGATACACATCAGAAAAACTTCGTGAATTCTTCAAGTGGGCTGCAGACCTGGGAGCTGATGAAGAATCCATCAGGAATCTGTTTGACTTTACCCCCAAGTACAGAACAACCTATTACGACCAAAAGCTTAAGAAGGTAAAAGAGTGTTCCTCAGAGCTGAAGTACAGCATGGAGCTAGATGAAAAGGATGAGGCTAAATTCTTCTCACAGGAAAAATACTGGGGCAGGAAATTCCACACGCCATCGAATTCTTATACCGCACAGCGTGTGAAGATGAAGTATGGAGCATGGTACCTCAAGCCTAAGTTGTGGAAAAAGCTAAGAAGTGATGAACCTTTGATTGACCCCAAGCTCTTGCTTGAAAAGCCTGATGAACCTGACGTTCTTGACGAACTTTATGGACCAATTGCCTTTAAGGATTTCATTCTAAGCAAGGGCTACGAAATGCCTGGCATCCTTGAAAGACTGTTTGCCAGGAAGGGATGGACTTATGACTCTGTTAAGACTCCCATTCAACGTGCAATACGATTTTACAAGTACAAAGAAAACGCAGACGCATCGGAAGAAGATTAG